One region of Caldimonas thermodepolymerans genomic DNA includes:
- a CDS encoding GNAT family N-acetyltransferase, whose translation MCSNRVVLRPTRGADLARIRQLQDLAYAPELPPDRYSGLRSRLKAGGAVCAVVEVGGSVVGHVQALPWPSGHVLRLDERLAPGAAQGDSLFVYEVVVHPAMQGRGLARRLMAEVERQARRRGVSRLGLVAYGQAAGYWQVLGFRPHPLRDDAARDALASYGGQGQYMLKALD comes from the coding sequence ATGTGTTCCAACCGCGTCGTCCTCCGGCCCACCCGTGGGGCCGATCTTGCCCGCATCCGCCAGCTGCAGGACCTGGCCTACGCGCCCGAACTGCCGCCGGACCGCTACAGCGGCCTGCGCAGCCGCCTGAAGGCCGGTGGCGCGGTCTGTGCCGTGGTCGAGGTCGGCGGCTCGGTGGTCGGCCACGTGCAGGCACTGCCCTGGCCGTCCGGCCACGTGCTGCGCCTGGACGAACGGCTGGCCCCGGGCGCGGCGCAGGGCGACAGCCTGTTCGTCTACGAGGTGGTCGTGCACCCGGCCATGCAGGGGCGGGGCCTGGCGCGACGGCTGATGGCCGAGGTCGAACGGCAGGCGCGCCGCCGCGGCGTGTCGCGGCTGGGGCTGGTCGCCTACGGCCAGGCCGCCGGGTACTGGCAGGTGCTCGGCTTCCGGCCGCACCCGCTGCGCGACGACGCGGCGCGCGACGCCCTGGCCAGCTACGGCGGGCAGGGCCAGTACATGCTCAAGGCGCTGGACTGA
- a CDS encoding SCO family protein, with product MKRRAFVVAAAGAVALLAACGKTGTDAGAFHAIDITGAQYARDFRLPDPDGRERTLSEFKGKLVAVFFGYAQCPDVCPTSLLELAQARQLLGADGEKLQGIFITVDPERDTPEVLKAYMASFDPGFIALRGTPEQTAEVAKEFKVFYAKVPGKTPDTYTIDHTAGMYVFDTQGRIRLFTRHGAGAQALAEDLRRLLQSAS from the coding sequence ATGAAACGACGCGCATTCGTGGTGGCGGCCGCCGGCGCCGTGGCACTGCTGGCCGCGTGCGGCAAGACGGGCACGGATGCGGGCGCGTTCCACGCGATCGACATCACCGGCGCGCAGTACGCGCGGGACTTCCGCCTGCCCGACCCGGACGGGCGCGAGCGCACGCTGTCCGAGTTCAAGGGCAAGCTGGTGGCAGTGTTCTTCGGCTATGCGCAGTGCCCCGACGTGTGCCCGACCTCGCTGCTCGAGCTGGCGCAGGCGCGCCAGCTGCTGGGCGCGGACGGCGAGAAGCTGCAGGGCATCTTCATCACCGTGGACCCGGAGCGCGACACGCCCGAGGTGCTGAAGGCCTACATGGCCAGCTTCGACCCCGGCTTCATCGCGCTGCGCGGCACGCCCGAGCAGACCGCCGAGGTCGCGAAGGAATTCAAGGTGTTCTACGCCAAGGTGCCGGGCAAGACGCCGGACACCTACACCATCGACCACACGGCGGGCATGTACGTGTTCGACACGCAGGGCCGCATCCGGCTGTTCACGCGCCACGGTGCCGGCGCCCAGGCGCTGGCCGAGGACCTGCGTCGCCTGCTGCAGTCCGCGTCCTGA
- the cyoE gene encoding heme o synthase: protein MSAMPGSIASSHTLPSRVAQFYALTKPRVVQLIVFCAVIGMFLAVPGLPDPATAIAATVGIWLVASAAAAFNCLVEQHIDAKMARTAWRPTAKGQLTTAQTLLFSGVLCGAGMALLYALVNPLTMWLTFGTFVGYAVIYTVVLKPLTPQNIVIGGASGAMPPVLGWAAMRGDVGPEALILFLIIFLWTPPHFWALALYRAEDYRKSGLPMLPVTHGSEFTRLNVLLYTLVLFAATLLPFIYGMSGWLYLAAALVLGGAFIAYGWRLWREYSDQLARRTFRFSILHLALLFAALLVDHYLRPWL, encoded by the coding sequence ATGTCCGCCATGCCTGGATCGATCGCCAGCTCCCACACCCTGCCGTCGCGCGTAGCGCAGTTCTACGCGCTGACCAAGCCCCGCGTGGTGCAGCTGATCGTCTTCTGTGCCGTGATCGGCATGTTCCTCGCGGTGCCCGGCCTGCCCGACCCGGCGACGGCGATCGCCGCCACCGTGGGCATCTGGCTGGTGGCCAGTGCCGCGGCGGCCTTCAACTGCCTGGTCGAGCAGCACATCGACGCCAAGATGGCGCGCACCGCCTGGCGCCCGACCGCCAAGGGGCAGCTGACCACGGCCCAGACGCTGCTGTTCTCGGGCGTGCTGTGCGGCGCGGGCATGGCATTGCTGTACGCGCTGGTCAACCCGCTGACGATGTGGCTGACCTTCGGCACCTTCGTCGGCTACGCGGTGATCTACACCGTGGTGCTCAAGCCGCTGACGCCGCAGAACATCGTGATCGGCGGCGCCTCCGGGGCGATGCCGCCGGTGCTGGGCTGGGCCGCGATGCGCGGCGACGTCGGCCCCGAAGCGCTGATCCTGTTCCTGATCATCTTCCTGTGGACGCCGCCGCACTTCTGGGCGCTGGCGCTGTACCGCGCCGAGGACTACCGCAAGTCCGGCCTGCCGATGCTGCCGGTCACCCACGGCTCGGAATTCACCCGCCTGAACGTGCTGCTGTACACGCTGGTGCTGTTCGCCGCGACGCTGCTGCCGTTCATCTACGGCATGAGCGGCTGGCTGTACCTCGCCGCCGCGCTGGTGCTGGGAGGCGCGTTCATCGCCTACGGCTGGCGGCTGTGGCGCGAGTACTCCGACCAGCTCGCGCGGCGCACCTTCCGTTTCTCGATCCTCCACCTGGCGCTGCTGTTCGCCGCGCTGCTGGTGGACCACTACCTGAGGCCCTGGCTGTGA
- a CDS encoding COX15/CtaA family protein, which translates to MDAQTLYDFTPVARMALLGIVIALGPLAWVWLRHRSAAPAQRLAALTLLTLFLTFDLILFGAFTRLTDSGLGCPDWPGCYGSASPFGAHEQISAAQAEAPTGPVTHQKAWIEMVHRYLATGVGVLITVMAIAAWLLRREIALSPWWATVTLAWVCVQGAFGALTVTWKLYPAIVTAHLLGGLILLALLAAQAQVFRGRRLPLAGGVHLLAWVVFLLVWVQVALGGWVSTNYAVLACGGFPTCNGSWWPEMDFDHGYTLLRELGAGKDGGYLPFPALVAIHYTHRLAAYVVFVAVGLLAWRLLAVHGQDRSARRFAWALAGCALWQLGTGLSNVVLGWPLVAAVSHTGGAAALVGVLTALLTRARLTQAAPDRLAAAAAGPRLAS; encoded by the coding sequence ATGGACGCGCAGACGCTCTACGACTTCACCCCGGTGGCGCGCATGGCGCTGCTCGGCATCGTGATCGCGCTGGGGCCGCTGGCCTGGGTGTGGCTGCGCCACCGCAGCGCCGCACCGGCGCAGCGACTGGCCGCACTGACCCTGCTGACGCTGTTCCTCACCTTCGACCTGATCCTGTTCGGCGCCTTCACGCGCCTGACCGACTCGGGCCTGGGCTGTCCGGACTGGCCGGGCTGCTACGGCAGCGCCAGCCCGTTCGGCGCGCACGAGCAGATCAGCGCCGCGCAGGCCGAGGCGCCGACCGGGCCGGTCACGCACCAGAAGGCCTGGATCGAGATGGTGCACCGCTACCTGGCCACCGGCGTGGGCGTGCTGATCACGGTCATGGCGATCGCCGCGTGGCTGCTGCGCCGCGAGATCGCGCTGTCGCCGTGGTGGGCCACGGTGACGCTGGCGTGGGTGTGCGTGCAGGGGGCGTTCGGTGCGCTCACCGTGACCTGGAAGCTTTATCCGGCCATCGTGACCGCACACCTGCTGGGCGGGCTGATCCTGCTGGCGCTGCTGGCGGCGCAGGCCCAGGTGTTCCGCGGCCGCCGCCTGCCCCTGGCGGGCGGCGTGCACCTGCTGGCCTGGGTCGTGTTCTTGCTGGTGTGGGTGCAGGTCGCGCTGGGGGGCTGGGTCAGCACGAACTACGCGGTGCTGGCCTGCGGCGGCTTCCCGACCTGCAACGGCAGCTGGTGGCCGGAGATGGACTTCGACCACGGCTACACCCTGCTGCGCGAGCTGGGCGCCGGCAAGGACGGCGGCTACCTGCCGTTCCCGGCCCTGGTCGCGATCCACTACACCCATCGCCTTGCGGCCTACGTGGTGTTCGTCGCGGTCGGCCTGCTGGCCTGGCGGCTGCTGGCCGTGCACGGGCAGGACCGCTCCGCGCGCCGCTTCGCCTGGGCGCTGGCCGGCTGCGCGCTGTGGCAGCTGGGCACGGGCCTGTCCAACGTCGTGCTTGGCTGGCCACTGGTCGCGGCCGTGAGCCACACCGGCGGGGCGGCCGCGCTGGTCGGCGTGCTGACCGCGCTGCTGACGCGCGCGCGGCTGACGCAGGCCGCGCCCGACCGCCTGGCGGCCGCAGCGGCAGGCCCTCGTCTCGCATCCTAG